Proteins from a single region of Candidatus Zixiibacteriota bacterium:
- a CDS encoding xanthine dehydrogenase family protein subunit M — protein sequence MKPAPFEYFAPGTIGETLELLSRYGEEGKILAGGQSLMPLMNLRLARPRVLIDINRLTSLEYIAHGADGELAVGALTRQRSLELSPAVKERNPLLAAAMPLIGHFQTRNRGTVGGSVVHADPAAELPAVSLALGAELSVKNERGERAIPAEDLFTGLMSTAIEPTELLTEIRFPPWRWGSGWAIEEVARRRGDFAMVGAIALIRFDGGDLCQEARLVLFGVGDRPLRAARGEQVLQGRRPEPRIFAEAAAAAAEELDPISDVHASAEYRKDVAACLIRRALQTALLRREQVTR from the coding sequence ATGAAACCGGCTCCGTTCGAATACTTCGCGCCTGGAACGATCGGCGAGACGCTCGAATTACTCTCACGCTACGGTGAAGAAGGCAAAATTCTGGCCGGCGGCCAAAGCCTGATGCCCTTGATGAACCTGCGCCTCGCCCGCCCGCGAGTGCTGATCGATATCAATCGTCTCACGTCGCTGGAATACATTGCTCATGGAGCGGACGGCGAGCTCGCGGTCGGGGCGCTGACCCGTCAGCGCTCTCTCGAGCTTTCCCCCGCGGTCAAGGAGCGCAACCCCCTGCTCGCGGCCGCCATGCCGCTCATCGGTCACTTCCAGACCCGGAACCGCGGCACCGTCGGCGGAAGCGTGGTCCATGCGGACCCCGCAGCGGAGCTGCCTGCGGTCAGCCTCGCCCTCGGCGCGGAGCTCTCGGTCAAGAACGAGCGCGGCGAGCGAGCGATTCCTGCGGAGGACCTTTTCACCGGGTTGATGTCAACCGCTATCGAGCCCACGGAGCTTTTGACGGAGATACGCTTTCCCCCCTGGCGGTGGGGATCGGGTTGGGCCATCGAGGAGGTCGCCCGGCGTCGCGGCGACTTCGCCATGGTCGGAGCCATCGCCCTGATCCGATTCGACGGCGGCGATCTCTGCCAGGAGGCGCGGCTCGTCCTCTTTGGCGTCGGCGACCGACCTTTGCGAGCGGCTCGGGGAGAACAGGTCCTGCAAGGGCGGCGTCCCGAGCCGAGGATTTTCGCCGAGGCCGCGGCCGCGGCGGCCGAGGAGCTCGATCCGATCTCTGATGTCCATGCCTCCGCGGAGTACCGCAAAGACGTCGCGGCCTGCTTGATCCGGAGGGCCCTGCAAACCGCTCTGCTGCGGCGGGAACAGGTAACCCGATGA